Proteins from a genomic interval of Chryseobacterium indologenes:
- the porV gene encoding type IX secretion system outer membrane channel protein PorV produces MNLTTKLLLGFGLSAGFLGYSQDLGRVNPVLTGAPFLRIAPDARSGGMGDQGVVTSPDAFSQFWNAAKYPFSRTSSSIGLNYTPYMGKLTNDVFLLYGAFHKFLGQDERSTISASIYYFNMGQVDLTQLVGTEIASMGTSKPNEFSIDVAYGLKLSDSYSMAVTGRFIRSDLAGGFNTDTTLKAANSFAVDISGYYTSPRFSSFGGYDGKVNAGFAIQNLGPKLDYTGNEESRSYLPTMARLGVGYDMYLDDMNRVGISIEGSKLLVPGSEYVGINPNTRQPEYAIPNVGPMAGIGKSFKNKNSIMYSGAVEYSYDDAFSVRGGYFNESAEQGARQFATAGIGLKYRSFGLDLSYLINMSKINSALDNTLRFGLTWNIGDETSNVDR; encoded by the coding sequence ATGAATTTAACTACTAAACTGCTGTTGGGATTTGGGTTAAGTGCTGGTTTTCTAGGCTATTCGCAAGATTTAGGTAGAGTAAATCCAGTTCTTACCGGAGCTCCTTTCCTAAGAATTGCACCGGATGCAAGATCAGGTGGTATGGGAGATCAAGGGGTGGTAACCTCTCCGGATGCATTTTCACAATTCTGGAATGCAGCTAAATATCCTTTTAGCAGAACAAGTTCTTCCATAGGTCTCAACTACACACCGTATATGGGAAAACTTACTAATGATGTATTCTTATTATATGGTGCATTTCATAAATTCCTTGGGCAGGATGAGAGGTCTACGATCTCTGCCAGTATCTATTATTTTAATATGGGGCAGGTAGATCTTACCCAGCTGGTAGGTACGGAAATTGCTTCAATGGGTACATCAAAACCAAATGAATTCTCTATTGACGTTGCCTATGGGTTGAAACTTTCTGACTCTTACTCAATGGCTGTAACAGGTAGATTTATTCGTTCCGATTTAGCTGGTGGATTCAATACAGATACTACACTTAAAGCTGCTAATTCTTTTGCAGTGGATATTTCAGGATATTATACCTCACCAAGATTCTCCAGTTTTGGAGGATATGACGGTAAAGTAAACGCAGGTTTTGCCATTCAAAATCTGGGTCCTAAACTGGATTATACAGGAAATGAAGAATCAAGATCTTACCTTCCTACAATGGCAAGATTAGGGGTGGGCTATGATATGTATCTGGATGATATGAACAGAGTCGGAATTTCAATAGAAGGTTCCAAGCTTTTGGTTCCGGGATCAGAATACGTAGGAATCAATCCAAATACAAGACAACCGGAGTATGCTATTCCTAATGTAGGACCAATGGCGGGTATCGGAAAATCTTTCAAAAATAAAAACAGTATCATGTACAGTGGTGCGGTAGAATATTCATATGACGATGCATTCTCTGTAAGAGGAGGTTACTTCAATGAAAGTGCAGAACAGGGAGCAAGACAATTTGCTACAGCAGGTATCGGATTAAAATACCGTTCTTTCGGGTTAGATCTTTCTTACCTGATCAACATGTCTAAAATCAACAGTGCTTTGGATAATACTCTTCGTTTCGGTCTTACGTGGAACATCGGAGATGAAACATCAAATGTAGATCGTTAA
- a CDS encoding FUSC family protein, with amino-acid sequence MNYSAELKKFVTSQYVYSAIRITLATVLPCLVLAHFGILKEYFLFPLGTSFVALTDQPGPFIRRRNSLAFAICCFVFVALIASLVMNIKVLVLLEVIVFGLFFSLIGVYGQRLAAVGSLSLVVLAIFIDGHLTGSNIFKSLLIFASGCIWFLLIFLVVTTIRPYKLAGQMIGENYLQLAEFLKIKANYYQKNPDFDKLTTQVIAKQIEIKNLQEDTRETVFKTRTIVNESTTTSRLLMLMFLNSMDLHEKLMTSESDYQKLQQSFEDSMILVNIHDYLNLLAEEITNIGIALQSGTRARPMFNLELELKNLNYNYFELRNKQLSPDSLENFMVLRQILMRINEITKEINEIYKVFSQNIKLAKSLSTGLDLKKFMPNEPKLNAKVLRNNISLSSSHFRHAIRITTALLLGYIFSMFDFLGLGHTYWILITITAILKPAYSITKKRNLLRLYGTITGAVIAYTILHFIHINGVLFAILLISMIMCFSFLKGRYYWAVLFMTIYVFLSFNFLNPGKVDIIFKDRIFDTAIAGIIAFAVSYIVLPVWEHTQNLDLMKKSAEDNLIYFQSVISKFLQGNFDLEDYKVKRKNAIISLANLSDNFQRMISDPKNQQKKLEVVHQFVATSHLITAYTASLSQYAKSNEQYPEIDSENWSRKIEAEMQQTSTLLNGEDISETLKMESRLEPEDSFIEDMLLKRKNEIEENDIVDRRDPDKISHLTELKNILDILELIYDVAKEQRKVIEKYRSEKHATPPQS; translated from the coding sequence ATGAACTATTCGGCGGAGCTAAAGAAATTTGTAACCAGTCAGTATGTATATTCTGCCATCAGAATTACATTAGCTACCGTTTTGCCTTGTCTGGTCCTCGCCCATTTTGGAATTTTAAAAGAATATTTCCTCTTTCCGCTGGGAACCAGCTTTGTGGCTTTAACAGATCAGCCCGGTCCTTTTATCCGAAGAAGAAACTCTCTTGCTTTTGCCATTTGCTGTTTTGTCTTTGTTGCACTGATCGCCAGTCTGGTGATGAATATAAAAGTCCTTGTCCTCCTTGAGGTTATCGTATTCGGGTTATTCTTTTCTCTGATTGGAGTCTACGGACAGCGACTTGCTGCCGTGGGTTCTCTGTCTTTGGTCGTACTGGCTATCTTTATTGACGGCCATCTTACAGGAAGTAATATATTTAAAAGCTTACTCATATTTGCATCCGGATGTATATGGTTTTTACTCATATTTCTTGTGGTAACCACCATCCGTCCCTATAAACTGGCCGGGCAGATGATCGGAGAAAACTATCTTCAATTAGCAGAATTCCTAAAGATCAAGGCCAATTATTATCAGAAAAATCCGGACTTTGATAAACTGACGACCCAGGTTATTGCCAAACAGATTGAAATAAAAAATCTTCAGGAAGATACCCGGGAAACCGTTTTTAAAACCAGAACGATCGTCAACGAATCTACGACGACAAGCCGTCTTTTAATGCTGATGTTCCTGAATTCAATGGACCTTCATGAGAAGCTGATGACTTCCGAAAGTGATTATCAGAAGCTTCAGCAAAGCTTTGAAGACAGCATGATCCTGGTAAATATTCATGATTATCTCAATCTCCTTGCTGAAGAAATTACCAATATCGGGATTGCCCTGCAAAGCGGAACAAGAGCCAGACCCATGTTTAATCTGGAACTTGAATTAAAAAACCTGAATTACAACTATTTCGAACTTAGAAATAAGCAGTTATCTCCCGATAGCCTTGAGAATTTCATGGTCCTTCGCCAGATCCTGATGCGTATCAATGAGATCACCAAAGAAATCAATGAGATTTATAAAGTATTTTCACAAAACATTAAGCTGGCTAAGAGTTTATCCACTGGATTAGACTTAAAAAAATTCATGCCTAATGAACCGAAACTTAATGCCAAAGTTTTAAGGAATAACATCTCGTTATCTTCCTCTCATTTCCGCCATGCGATAAGAATTACTACCGCGCTTCTGCTCGGGTATATTTTTTCAATGTTTGATTTTCTGGGCCTGGGACATACTTACTGGATATTGATTACCATTACGGCTATCTTAAAACCGGCCTACTCCATCACTAAGAAAAGAAATCTTCTTCGTCTGTACGGAACTATTACAGGAGCGGTGATTGCTTATACTATTCTGCATTTTATACATATCAATGGCGTTTTGTTTGCCATCCTGCTGATAAGCATGATCATGTGCTTCAGCTTTCTGAAAGGACGGTATTATTGGGCTGTTTTATTCATGACCATCTATGTTTTCCTGAGTTTCAATTTCTTAAATCCCGGAAAAGTAGATATTATCTTTAAAGACAGGATTTTCGATACCGCTATTGCAGGTATTATTGCTTTTGCCGTATCTTACATCGTACTGCCGGTTTGGGAGCATACCCAGAATCTGGATCTGATGAAAAAATCTGCAGAGGATAATCTTATCTATTTTCAAAGTGTGATCTCTAAATTTTTGCAGGGGAATTTTGATCTTGAAGATTATAAAGTAAAGCGAAAAAACGCTATTATCTCCCTGGCCAACCTTTCCGATAACTTTCAGCGAATGATTTCTGATCCCAAGAACCAGCAGAAAAAACTGGAAGTTGTTCATCAGTTTGTCGCCACATCACACCTGATCACAGCTTATACGGCTTCTCTTTCACAGTATGCAAAAAGTAATGAGCAATATCCTGAAATAGATTCTGAAAACTGGAGCAGAAAAATTGAAGCGGAGATGCAACAAACATCAACGCTATTAAACGGAGAGGACATCAGCGAAACTCTGAAGATGGAAAGCCGCCTTGAACCTGAAGATTCTTTCATCGAGGACATGCTTTTAAAAAGGAAAAACGAAATTGAAGAAAACGATATCGTCGACCGAAGAGATCCTGATAAAATTTCTCATTTAACCGAACTTAAAAACATCCTGGATATCCTGGAACTGATCTACGACGTTGCTAAAGAACAACGAAAAGTAATTGAAAAATACAGAAGTGAAAAACACGCTACTCCTCCACAATCGTAA
- a CDS encoding 4'-phosphopantetheinyl transferase superfamily protein, whose product MPLYRDFSDDNATILVWKYDESEELDINELLEPENAEKVKDYHPKKLLEVLMVRKLLKGLKPHSKILYKEREPFLSPNDAEISITHSFPFAAIAISKNKIGIDVEKFNPKILRVIDKFTYENERGFIPEDKADTFYTIIWSVKESMYKIHHSKYWSLKKNYEVKPFELKHLHKISCRVYDEEFSDEFKARVEFFDDYCFTIVEE is encoded by the coding sequence ATGCCCCTTTACCGAGATTTTTCTGATGATAATGCCACTATTCTAGTTTGGAAGTATGATGAAAGTGAAGAACTTGATATCAATGAACTTCTGGAGCCGGAAAATGCAGAGAAAGTAAAAGATTATCATCCCAAGAAACTTCTTGAAGTATTGATGGTGCGTAAGTTACTGAAAGGATTGAAACCTCATTCCAAGATCTTATATAAAGAAAGAGAACCTTTTCTTTCTCCCAACGATGCTGAAATTTCCATTACCCATTCCTTTCCGTTTGCAGCCATTGCGATTTCGAAAAATAAGATAGGTATTGATGTTGAAAAATTCAATCCGAAAATTTTAAGAGTAATCGACAAATTCACGTATGAAAATGAAAGGGGATTTATCCCTGAAGATAAAGCGGATACTTTTTACACTATTATCTGGAGCGTCAAGGAGAGTATGTATAAAATTCACCACTCAAAATACTGGTCCTTAAAGAAGAACTACGAAGTAAAACCCTTCGAATTGAAACATCTGCATAAAATAAGCTGCAGGGTATATGATGAAGAATTTTCAGACGAGTTTAAGGCAAGGGTAGAGTTTTTTGACGACTACTGTTTTACGATTGTGGAGGAGTAG
- a CDS encoding pyridoxamine 5'-phosphate oxidase family protein: MNHNPSPEESQRKAKPVAPKVKELIGRSQSVILATVDADGHPNSSYAPFVKIDNTFYILVSFMAKHTKNLADGRKASVMFIEDESATKQIYARERLTLEASASQVERDSEVWNAAIAELKETHGKVVNIISDMGDFILIALNPLKGSYVNGFGSAYSVDENLEITEHRNDVNHQSK, encoded by the coding sequence ATGAATCATAACCCTTCTCCGGAAGAATCTCAAAGAAAAGCAAAACCGGTTGCACCTAAAGTTAAAGAATTGATAGGCAGGTCTCAAAGCGTAATTTTAGCTACGGTAGATGCGGATGGTCACCCGAATTCGAGCTATGCTCCGTTTGTGAAGATAGATAATACATTCTATATTCTGGTTTCATTCATGGCAAAACACACCAAAAATCTGGCAGACGGAAGGAAAGCGTCAGTCATGTTTATCGAAGACGAATCTGCCACAAAACAGATCTATGCCCGTGAACGCTTAACATTGGAAGCATCAGCGTCACAGGTAGAAAGAGATTCCGAAGTATGGAATGCAGCGATTGCGGAACTTAAAGAAACTCACGGGAAAGTGGTAAATATTATTTCTGATATGGGAGATTTTATCCTGATCGCACTGAATCCGCTGAAAGGCTCTTACGTAAATGGATTTGGAAGCGCTTATTCTGTAGACGAAAATTTAGAGATTACAGAGCACAGAAATGATGTGAATCATCAGTCGAAATAA